A window of Oncorhynchus nerka isolate Pitt River linkage group LG4, Oner_Uvic_2.0, whole genome shotgun sequence contains these coding sequences:
- the LOC115128298 gene encoding NLR family CARD domain-containing protein 3-like produces MKSDKSMNPPIMFREVDVSIEQRIEHQRPASPVPSCVSMKSDKSMDPPIMFREGEVSIEQMIKQQRLDSPVPSCVSMKNDLSMEPPLTFKEENISTVESIFVRVQQERPAITARSCVSMKSDQSMDPPLRFRDGVVSEQIAQQELSRPFKTVLSSDLPEGFEMNQKELADTLEKSELALICQRELKSNLKTKYQSAFEGIAKQGNPTLLNKIYTELYITKGGNGEVNNEHEVRQMETTTRKQARPETAIKCNDIFKPLPGQDRPIRTVLTKGVAGIGKTVSVQKFILDWAEGKANQDVQFVFSLPFRELNLMKGEKHNLFELLDHFSMETKKSRISNFDKYKVLFIFDGLDECRLPLDFKRNKSCCDVTESTSVDMLLTNLIEGNLLPSALLWITTRPAAANQIPSGCVDQVTEVRGFNDPQKEEYFRKRFSDKNLASRIISHMKSSRSLHIMCHIPVFCWISATVLEKMGEEGREFPQTLTEMCTHFLVFQTKQANEKYLAKEETGPHWNKTSILSLGKLAFQQLVKGNLIFYEEDLKECGIDVREASVYSGVCTQIFREECGLYQVKVFCFVHLSIQEFLAAVYVFLRFSNDNENLIAKPQLIFKTFWFRKIPAIDFHKSAVDKALESAGGHLDLFLRFLLGLSLESNHKHLRGLLTTTRSSPQSHEETVMYIKEKIRENPSPERCINLFHCLNELNDHSLVKEIQSYLSSGNVSSEKLSPALWSALAFVLLTSEEDLEVFDLKKYSKSEEGLLRLLPVVKASRTVLLSDCGVTEEGCASLASALKTNPSHLRELDLSNNDLKDSGVKMLSAGLQDPQCKLETLSLSGCLVTEEGCASLVSALRLNPSHLRELDLSYNHPGYSGVRLLSARLEDPHCRLERLNVDHGGEHTMKPGLRKYAFELKLDPNTLHRNLSWSEVNRKLTCGNGSQSYPDHPERFQDCPQVLCREGLSGRCYWEVEWSGKWVMIGVSYKGISRRGQHNDCVLGANDMSWCLFCSAKHYNARHNNERTVTSSGSHRVGVYLDWVAGTLSFYMYGLSTDTLIHLHTFHTTFTEPLYPGFGVSWSKSSVSLCQIAS; encoded by the exons GTCTATGGAACCACCTCTCACATTTAAAGAGGAAAACATTTCTACTGTAGAAAG TATTTTTGTCAGGGtccagcaggagagaccagccatCACGGCACGCAGCTGTGTGTCTATGAAGAGTGACCAGTCTATGGATCCACCTTTAAGGTTCAGAGATGGAGTTGTTTCCGAACAAAT AGCCCAACAGGAGTTATCAAGACCGTTCAAGACAGTGCTGAGTTCAGATCTCCCTGAAGGCTTTGagatgaaccagaaggagcttgctgacacactggagaaaa GTGAGCTTGCTTTGATTTGCCAACGggaactcaaatctaatctaaagacGAAATATCAAAGTGCATTTGAGGGTATTGCTAAGCAAGggaacccaacacttctcaataagatctacacagaaCTCTACATCACAAAGGGTGGAAAtggagaggtcaataatgaacatgaggtAAGACAAatggagacaacaaccaggaaacaagcaagaccagagacgGCAATCAAATGTAATGACATCTTCAAACCTTTACCTGGACAAGACAGacctatcagaactgtgctgacaaagggagtcgccggcattggaaaaacagtctctgtgcagaagttcattctggactgggctgaaggaaaagcaaatcaggatgtccaatttgtattttcacTTCCTTTTCGGGAGCTAAATTTGATGAAAGGGGAAAAACACAATTTGTTTGAACTTCTCgatcacttctcaatggaaacaAAAAAATCAAGAATCTCCAACTTTgacaagtacaaagttctgttcatctttgatggtctggatgagtgccgactgcccctagacttcaAGAGGAACAAGAGCTgttgtgatgtcacagagtcGACCTCAGTGGATATGCTGCTGACAAACCTCATTGAGGGAAATCTGCTGCCCTCTGCTCTTCTCTGGATAACTActcgacctgcagcagccaatcaGATCCCTTCAGGATGTGTTGACCAGGTTACAGAGGTGCGAGGGTTTAATGATCCACAAAAAGAGGAATACTTTAGAAAGAGATTTAGTGATAAGAACTTGGCCAGTAGAATCATCTCACACATGAAGtcatcaaggagcctccacatcatgtgccacataccagtcttctgttggatctcTGCCACAGTTTTGGAGAAAATGGGTGAAGAAGGGAGAGAGTTTCCCCAGACTCTAACTGAGATGTGCACACACTTCCTGGTATTTCAGACCAAACAGGCGAATGAAAAGTATCTTGcgaaagaagagacaggtccacactggaataaaacaagcattctgtcactgggaaaactggcttttcaacagcttgtgaaaGGCAATCTaattttctatgaagaagacctgaaagagTGTGGCATTGATGTCAGggaagcctcagtgtactcaggagTGTGCACACAGATCTTCAGAGAGGAGTGTGGGCTGTACCAGGTCAAGGTGTTCTGCTTTGtgcatctgagcattcaggagtttctggctgctgtatatgtgtttcTCAGATTCAGCAATGACAATGAGAATCTAATAGCCAAACCACAGTTAATCTTCAAAACATTTTGGTTCAGAAAAATACCTGCAATTGACTTCcacaagagtgctgtggataaagccttgGAGAGTGCGGGTGGACACCTTGAtcttttcctccgcttccttctgggcctctcactggagtcaAATCATaagcacttacgaggtctactgacaacGACAAGAAGCAGCCCACAGAGCCATGAGGAAACAGTCAtgtacatcaaggagaagatcagggagaatccctctccagagaggtgcatcaatctgttccactgtctgaacgaactgaatgaccattctctagtgaAGGAGATCCAAAGTTACCTGAGCTCGGGAAATGTCTCCAGTGAAAAACTCTCACCGGCACTGTGGTCAGCTCTGgcctttgtgttgctgacttcagaagaggACCTGGaggtgtttgacctgaagaaatactccaaatcagaggaaggtcttctgaggctgctgccagttGTCAAAGCATCCAGAACTGTTCT GCTGTCAgactgtggagtcacagaggaaggttGTGCTTCTTTGGCCTCAGCTCTGAAgacaaacccctcacacctgagagagctggatctgagtaacaatgacctgaaggattcaggagtgaagatGCTCTCTGCTGGGCTGCAGGATCCACaatgtaaactggagactctgag CCTGTCAGGCTGTCTGGTCAcggaggaaggctgtgcttctctggtctcagctctgaggttaaacccctcacacctgagagagcttgacctgagctacaatcacccaggatactcaggagtcagactgctctctgctcgactggaggatccacactgcagactggagagactcaa TGTGGATCATGGTGGAGAACACACAATGAAACCTgggcttagaaaat ATGCGTTTGAGCTCAAACTGGACCCAAACACATTACACAGAAACCTCTCTTGGTCTGAGGTGAATAGAAAGCTGACATGTGGGAATGGGAGTCAgtcgtatcctgatcacccagagagatttcaGGACTGTccacaggtgctgtgtagagagggtctgtctgggcgctgttactgggaggtagagtggagtgggaaATGGGTTATGATAGGAGTTtcatataaaggaatcagcaggagaggaCAACATAATGACTGTGTGCTTGGAGCCAATGACATGTCCTggtgtctgttctgctctgctaaACATTACAATGCCAGGCACAATAATGAGAGAACTGTCACCTCCTCCggctcccacagagtaggagtaTATCTGGACTGGGTGGCCGGCACGCTGTCCTTCTACATGTATGGTCTCTCCACTGATACACTGATCCACCTGCACACATTCCacaccacattcactgagcccctatATCCTGGGTTTGGGGTCAGTTGGTCCAAATCCTCAGTTTCTCTGTGCCAGATAGCCTCCTGA